CGATCGCCCGGTCCAACGCCGCCCGCTCCGCCGCCTCCAGCTCACCACCGATCAAAACGGCGATGACGGTGTGCAGGAACAGCGACCGACGCACGAGCGCGTCTTTCGGGGCGGTGCGGCGGCCGTCGGCGCGGGTGTGGATGGGCAGGTCGAAGGGGTTGAGGCGGACACCTCGCGCGCCGAGGTGGACGTAGGCGCCGCCGACCGCGGCGGCCAGCCGGGCGTACTCGTCCTCGGGATCGACAACGACGATTTCGATGCCCCGGTACAACGACCGCAGCAGCTCCAGCTTCACCAGGTACGACTTGCCCGCGCCGGAGCGGCCGAGGATCACCGAGTTGTGGTTGTGCATCCCGTCGCCGAACCGGTCCCAGTGCACCAGCCCTTGGGAGCCGACGTTGTAGCCGTAGAGCACCCCGGACGGTGCCGCGACCGAGGTGGGGTCGGGGGCGGGCAGGTCGGGGCTGGTGAACGGGAACGCCGCCGCCAACGCCGAGGTATCGAACGTCCTGCGCATCCCGATGAGGTCCAGGCCCATCGGCAGCGTCGAAACCCAGCCCTGAAGCGACCGATAGGTGGTGTGCTTGGCATCCAGCAGCAGGCTCGCGCACAGCGACCGCAGCGCGGCCACCTCGTCCGTGAGGGCTTTCTCGGTGGCGGCGTGGATCGTCAGGTACAGGCCGACCCGGAACAGCTTCCCCTCACCGCGGGCCACCCTTGAGCTGAGGTCGTAGGCGTCTTCGGTGGCGGCTTCGACCTGGGGGTCGAACAGGCGGCCGTGCTCGGCGGTGTGCCGCCGCCCGGCCTCCAACTTGGCGAGCTGTTTCTTGAGCCGGGAGGCGGCGGTGGCGGGGTCGATCGGCTCGATGTGCACCGAGACGTCCAGGCGACCGGGGTAGGTCAACAGCGGTGAAAGCCAGCCAGGGTGCACCTCACGCGGGAATCCGACCACGGCGAAGCTGGAGACCCACTCGCCGCCGACCTCCAGGTGCCGGGCCGCCACCGACAGGGCGTCGGGTGTGAACGCGGCGGCTGCCGACGAGGCTGTCGCCGGAGCGGCCGGGCTGTGGTTGCCACGGTTCTTGCGTGTGCGGGCACCCATCAGGACCGCCCCCTCTCGTCCTCGTAGTCGTCCGGGTAATCGTCCTCGTAGTCCCAGTCGTCCCCGTACTCGTCGCTGTCCTCCGACCGGCTGGGTGCCGCGGCGAGGTGCGCAGAGAAGCGGCCGTCGTCGAGGGCGTCCTCTGCGAGGTTCGCGCCGGAGGTGGTGATGACCTCGTCCGCTCCGGCCAGCCCCGCCGAGGGCGGCAGCAGGCTGTCGGGGTTGCACGCCGCAACCAGCACCGCCGTCGTCTGTCCGGCGTCGAGCGGGGTGACCACGATCCCGGCCGGGGACAGCAGCTCGATCACCTCGCCGAGACGGCGCACCAGCCGGGACTCCGCCGCCCGGCGGGTACCGGCGTCGATCTGTCCGCCCGCGTGCTTGCGGCGCTTGCCCGCCATCGACCCGAGCACCGCCAGCGGGCCGGGCCCGCCCAAGCCGTCGGTCGGAGCGGCGACGCCGAGCGGCTCGCGCAGCACGAGCAGCACCTGGCGGCGCAGCAGGTCGGACTGCCGGCCGAGCTGGACCAGGTAGTCGGCGTGCTCGACCGCTGCGGCCTCCAGCGCCGGGTGCGGCAGCCCACCCGAGCGCTCGCACAGCTCGGCGATCTGGGCGGAGAGGTCGAGTCGTTCGGTGCGCACGAGCACCTGCACCGGTGCGGTCAGGGAGTGCAGGTATCGGCCGAACGAGGTGACCAGCGCTTCCTGCTCGTGCGGGGTCCGCAGCGCAAAGTTCACCGTCAAGGCGACCGCGACCACCGCCAACCCGTCGCCACCGAGGTCGACCACCCCGGTCTCGGTGACGGCCTCCGCCGGCAGCCGCAACGCCGAGGGCGACACCTGCTCGGGCCGCCCGGTCCGGCCCTTGCCGCCCTTGCGGCGGCCCGCGGTCTGGCCCGTGCTCAGGTCGGTGTCCGGGGTAAGCCAGGCAGGTGCCGGGCGTACACCCTCCGGGGCGGCGACCCGGTGCCGGGGTGCGACCCGTTGCCGGATCGCGGCGACGAGCAGCTTGTCCATCGGCACCCCGTCGCGCTTGCCCAGGGCGAGCATCGCCGACGCCGCGCCGACCGGGACGGCGAACGCCAAGAACACCGGGATCGGGACGACGGCACGGGTGGCCGCCCAGATCAGGTAGAGCACCGCCCCGGCGGCGGCGAGGATGGCCAGTTGGCGTGCGGTCAGCGGCCCGAGGACGCGGTCGTGCATGTCGACATCGGCCGGGATGCGAACGGGAGCGGTCATGGAGTCTTACCTCCTGGTTTGGTGCTCGGCCGCGCCGGCGGCGGCGGTGGCGGTGGTGAGCTGCAGACCGGCGTCGTTGGTGGCTTGGCGGACTTGGGCAGGTCCAGCGGCAACCGCAACTGCTGTCCCGCGCGCGGCGCGCGCCGAGGCGGTATCTCTGGTGCCGCCGGTGGCGGAGCGGCTGCGGGCTTGGTGACGGGAGCCCGGCGCAGGCCGTCCAGCGGCAGCGGGTACTGGCCGCTGCGGGTCGCCCGGTTGCCCTTGTATGGGTCGAAGGGCAGCTCCGGCTGGACCACCCGACGTCCGCTCGGTCGTGGGCTTGGTGGAGTCGGCGGACTCGCCGGGCGCGGCACTCGACGTACTCCGTCCAGGGGCAGCGGGTACTGACCGGACCGGTTCGGGCTGTTGCCCCGGTACGGGTCCAACGGCAACTCGAGCTGCTTGCCCCCGGCCGTGCGGGTGCGACGACCGCCGGTGTCCGTCCCGGTGGGGGAGGCCGGTGGCGGCGTCGTGCGCTGGACGTCCAGGGGCAGTCGGTACTGCCCGTCGCGGCCGAGCACCGGCTTGTTCTCCGGCCAGTCGTCACCCAACGGCAGCGCCAGCTGGCGGCCCCGCGGACCGGAGGACTTCGGACCGGACTTCGGCTTCGGCGCGGGCTTGCCCGTCGGGCGGGTGCGGCGCACGCCGGGCAGCGGCAGGACGTACTGCCCACCTCCGGTGGTGCGAGCGTTGGCGTACGGGTTCGACGAACCGCCGCCGCCGCTGGAACCTCCACCACCGTTGCCGCCCCGGCCTCCGCCCGAGGGGCGAGGCTTCGGGCTCTTGCCGCCGCCGTGACCACCGAGCAGACCGAAGGTCTTGTAGGCCAGGAAGCCCTTGACCAGCGACCCGATCAGACCGCGCCTGCCGCCCCCGCCGCGCACCGACGACAGCACCCAGAACGGGATCTTGAACAGGATGTACATCAGCGCGAGCGCGACCAGCAGGTTGATCAGACCGGAGGTGGTCGGGCCGAAGAGCGTGAACCCGCCGGGGGCGAGGAACACCTTCATCGCGGTGATCAGCGTCAGGCTCTGGCCGAGTTGGATTGCGAGGCAGCCGCCGTAGGTTTTCCACCACAAGTAGGCGATGCCCTCGGTCTGCGGCAGGGCGTGGAACATCAACGCCATCGGCGCCCCGGCGATGAGGATGATGGTCAGCGCGACCCGCACCACGTAGGTGATGAGCAGCGCGACGAGCATCCCGGCGAGGAAGATGCCGATGAAGATGATCCAGATGCCGCCGTTGAGGCTGCCGAGCACGAGGTTGCGCAGCGTCTCGCCCGCGGAGTTCGCGTCGACCCCGCCGCCCATGATCGCCGCGACGAGCGCGTTGGCGATCTGGATGCCCTTGGTCGCCACCCACAGCGACAGGGCGCCGGCCAGGAACCCGACCACCAGGCGCGGGGCGAGTTCCTTGATGGAGTGTCGGGTCTGGACGGTCTGGTACCCCATCGCGATGACCCCGGCGATGAGCACGAGCAGGCCGTAGGAGACCAGCAGAATCTGCCAGGAGTTGTCCCACAGCTCGCCCACCCGCGGCAGCGAGTCGGGCATCGGCGTGGTCAACAGCGTCTTGGACAGCAGGTCCAACAGCGGGTTGAGCGCCTCGGTGACGATGCCCCGGAAGAAGGCGTTGATGGCCTCGGTGATGCAGGCACCGATGTCGGTGATCCCGCAGTCGTCCTCGGTCTGCTCGCCCTGTCCTGGCTGCCCGGCGCCGGGTGTGGTCGTCGGTGTCGGGGTGGCGCCGGGTTGCGGGATGCAGCCCTCGCCCGTGCACGGCGGCGACGGCGGGGTGCTCGGGCCGGGGCACCCGGGTTGCAGCGGTCCTGGGACGCAGCCGGCCGAGGTGGACGGCCTGCTGGGGTTGGACACGGGCAGCCCGGTCGTCGTGGCCGTCGTCGGGTGTGCGGGCGGGGTGCAGATCGGCCGGAGCGGCGAGCCCGGTCCACACGGGTCCGGGTCGACGGTCGGGCTCGGCAGCGGTTGTGCGGCGGCGACCCGCGTGACGAGGGAGCCCGACCCGGATGTGAGTGCCACTGCGGCGAGAGCGATGCTCAGCAGGACGACCAGGCTCGCCGCCAACGCCGCCAACGCCGCCAACGCCGCCAACGCCGGCAGCGCCCGGTCGCGCGTCGTGCGGGGCGGTCGCAGCACCCGGCGGGCCTGACGGGGGCTCGCGGCCGGAGGCGCGAGCATCTCCCGGCGGTTCGTCGACACCGATCCGCTTCGCGCGGTGGGCGTTGTGTCGTGCGGTGAGCCGACGGTGGGGCCGACCGGTGTGCGGCGTGGGGCAGGCCTGATCGGCCTGTTCGGCGGGCGCATCGCCTCAGGCCCCCACGATGCCCTTGAGCACGGTGACGACCAGTGGTGCGAGCGCGGCCAGGGCGTAGCCGATCCCGGCGGCCTTGAACGCCTCCTTGGACTTCTCCTGCTCGCCGGGGTCACCGCCGCCGAACACGCGGCGGACGCCCCCGATGGTGAAGAACACCGTCGCCAGGCCGGCGAGGATGCCCATCAGCCAGTTGCGGATGTTGGTCAGGACCTCGTCGACGCTGCCCGCGATCGCGAGCACCACGGTGTCGGCGTGCGCCGTCGCGCCGGAGGCCGGCAGCGCCACCACGACCAGTTCGGCAACGAACAGCACGCGACGGCGGATGCTGCGGCGGCGGTCGCTACGCCCGTCAGAGGTCGGAGGTGTGTTGCCGTCGTTGGTCGGTCGCCGCAGGCCCGCGCACGTCGGTGTGTGGGCACGCGAGGTCACCTCGCGGCGGCTGAGGACGACCCCGCGGTGAGGCCGGTTGTCACCGGGCCGGCAGTGGTGGTGAGGGCGAACTGGGGTACGGGTCAGGCGCATCGCGACGCTCCCGGAGTCGTGCCCGACGGCCGCTGTGCCGAATGCTGTGTGGACTCGCGCGGCGGCGTGGGCGAAGAGGTGGTGTGCGCGGGGGTAGCTGGTTTCCTCCCGCACCCCTGAACTCCGGAAATTCGGCCCTGCGGGGACACGCGGTCGCCGACTTTCTTCGCCGTGCGCGTCGCCAGATCAGTGACACTGCGTGACGCAGAGGCGGCGGTGGTCGTGTGCTGTGTGGCGGCGGTGATGGTCAGCGCGTCGGCCACCCGGGTCGCCACGTCGCCCCCGTGCAGTCCGGCGTGCGGGGTGGCGGTGGTGTCGTCGAGCAGGTAGGCGACCAGACGGTGCTCGGCGCGTTGGCGAGCCTTCTTCGCTGCTTGGTAGGAGAGGTTGCGTTCGGCCGCGGCGGCGGCCAGCGGCACACCTTCCAACCGGGTGGAGCCGATGAGTTCGGCCTCGGAGGAGGTGATGGCGTGCTCGGCGACGGCGCGGGCGAGGACGAAGTCGGGGTGGCCCCATGGGGGCGGCGGCACGGTCGAGCGGAACCCGTGCCCCGAGGGCACCGGCGCGTCCAGCTCCTCGCGCACGCACGCGTGGCCGGCGCGGTAGGCGGCCCACCGCAGACGCAACATGACCCGCGGACGGCGCAGGTCGATCTCGCCGAGTTCGGCGACGAATCCGGCGAGTACCGCGGCGTGGATGTCGCTCGGGTCACCGGCGAACTTCGCCGACAAGGTGGCGGCGATGGAGATCAGCGCGGGCAGCGCGACCCCGACCGCGCCGACGGTCCAGGCGCCGCCCTCGGTGCGGGCGAGCAGGACCAGGTGTGCCCACGCCGCGTCCCTCAGCGTCTGCGGGCAGCGGCGGCGCAGCAGCCGGTCGCGCAGCTCGTCCAGGGGCACCCGGCGCGCCGGAAGACCGGGGAACAACCGGCCGTCCACCGACACCGGACGCGGCCCGGCGACCAGCCACTCGAACGCCGACCGCGCCGCGTCCAACGGCATGGAATCGCGCTCGAAACCTGAGCGCGGAATAGCCTCACGTGAACTCATGGAATGGCTCCCGAAAACAAGTCGGAATCAACGACTTGCCCAGGACGCCACAGCAGGTAGTACCAACCGATGACCAAACTGGTACCGAACTAGTACCGCAGAGGTACGGGCGATCATCACACCCGCGCCGCAGGTGTCACACGATCCACTCCGGCTGTCTTTATGGATCAACGAGCACCGCCACTCAAGATCAAATAGACTGGGCCGGTATTACCTGTCTAGCTGGCAATATGGGTTCCCGGTACTAGTTCGATACCAGGTTGGTCATAGCCGTGGGCAAGCGGTCCCGCCCTGCGACCAGTTGGGAGTGCCCGACCTCCAACAGGATCGGAAAAACGCGCTCGGTCACCTTCTCTCGGAGCCGCCGCCTCCTTCTGCGCGGGCACGTGCGCGCGAACATTTCCCGGTTATTTGCGGCCGTGGAATCCGGTCGAGAAAAGTGGCGGGGGTGTGTCCCCAAAGGGGCCGTATTTCGGAGTTCAGGGGTGTCATCAGCGCCTCGCACCGACAGGCGCACCCAGCCTGGCGAAGGGACACCCGTGGCCCAGCCCGACAACTCCGCCCGCCGCTCGCCCCGACGGCGCGCCGACTCCACCCACCCGGCTCCGGCCCGCCCCGGCGGGCACCGGGGCGGCGACCGCCGACCCTGGCCGACCGCTCCGACCACCACCCGCGTCAGCCCCGGCAAGCCCGCGAAGTCCACGGCCGGCACCGGCTCGCGCTCACGCGGATCGGCCTCGACCCCGACTCCGGCGACCGTCTGGACCGCCGGCTCTGCACCGATCGAGCTCGACGCCACGTGGCCCGCAACCCTCGTCGAGCGGATCGTCACCTCGTTCAGCAAGCCCGCCGAACGGGTTGTGCTGCTGGACTGGCCGATCTCCGAGCGCACCCGCCCGACGCTCGGCGTGGTAGGTACCGACGGCGTCATCGACCACGCCCCCGGCGCAGAGCCGGACCCCGAACTGGCCGACACCATCGCCGCCGTCGAACGTCTCGACCGCGCCGCGCGCGTCGAGCGCGTCCCGATCGACCCGGCGTCGACCGGCCCGACCTCGCGCCCGTTCTGGGCCGACCTCGTCGGCGGGGTCGGCACGGCTCCCGCGACCATCCCCACGGCACCGGAAGTCACCGTCGAGGTGCCCTTCCCGGACGCGGTGAGCGAACCCGTGGACGGTGCCGGCTTGATCGTCACCAGCCTGCCGCCGCACCGCTCTGGCCACCTCGGTCACGGCAACACAGCGGACCTCATCGCGCTCTACGCGGCACGGCGGCTACGGATCGGCGGCATCCTCGTCGTGCTCACGCACTGTGACTGGGAGTTGGGCGAGCTGACCGACCCGACGGGCGCGGTGGTGACCGCAGGACAGAACGCCGACCTGCTCTACCTCCAGCACATCGTCGCCCTGCACACACCCGTCCGCGACGGCCGTTTCCACCTCGCCGACGCTCACTCCGACGGCGTCCATGGTGACCGCGACACCGACACCGACACCGACGACGGCGACGCGCGTGCGCGTCACCGCGCCCTGGTGCGAGGGCTGCCCGCTCCGCATCGGCGCATCCACTCCGACGTCCTCGTCTTCGCCCAGCCGCACGACCACCAGCCGACACCCCCGGCGTCGCCGAGTGCGCCCACCGACGCGGTCCCGCAGTCCGAAGACATCCGATGAGCACCGCGCCTGACCCAGCGCCGCATTCCGACTTCGCCCAACCCGGACCGCACCGCCAGGAAGGCACGCCCGTGACGCACGACGCCATCGACCAGTCCACCGCCGAGCACTCCCCGACGACTGCCGCAGCGGTCGGCGACGAGCCGATCCAGCGCATCCCGCGCGCACTCGACACCCCGCTCGCCGCTGCGGGCAACTCTCTGGACAGCGGTGAGCAGAAGGGGAGCGCAGAGCCGCCCGCGGTGTCGGTGTGGACAACCGCGCAGTCCTCGCCGGCCGCCCAGCGCAAGAACAAGTACACGCCCGAGTCGACCGCGCACCCGGCCAAGATGCTGCCCGAGGTCGTCCGCCACGCCGTCATCCACTACACCAAGCCGGGCGAGCTGGTGCTCGACCCGATGTGCGGTATCGGCACCACCCTCGTCGAAGCCGTCCGGCTCGGTCGCCGCGCCGTCGGCGTCGAGTACGAACCGCACTGGGTCGAGGTTGCGCAGGCGAATCTCGACCTGGCGCGGGAGCAGGGCGTCGGCGGTGACGACGGGATCGACGCACGGGTGTTCCACGGTGACGCCCGCCAGCTCGTGACGCTGCTCCCACCCGAGTACGTCGGCCAGGCGGCGCTGGTGGTGACCTCCCCGCCCTACGGTCCCTCGACCCACGGGCAGGTGTCGGTCGCGCCCGGCGCGGGGGTGCAGAAGTACCACCACCTCTACGGCAACACCCTCGACCGCGGCAACCTCGCCAACATCGGCCACCACCGGCTGCTGGCCGGGTTCACCCGGATCCTCGCCGCGCTGCGCACCTTCCTCAAGCCCGGCGGGCACATCGCCATCACCATTCGCCCCTGGCGCGAACACGCCGAGCTGATCGACCTGCCCTCCCAGATCCTCGCCTGCGGACGCGCGGCCGGCCTGATCCCGGTCGAGCGCAACGTCGCCCTGCTCGCCCGCGCCGCCGAGACCGACCTCGTCGCCCGCGGCAGCTTCTTCCAACGCGACTTCATCCGCAAGCAGCGCGAGGCCGGACTCCCGCTGCACCTGATCGCCCACGAGGACGTCCTCGTGTTCCGCACCGCCCTGTTTGCCTTGCGTTCCAATGAACTCAAGGGTGTTCAGCGGGAACCCAAGGGCCTGTCGCGGTCAGTGTGCCACAGGGACGCTCGGGTTCCGGGTGAAGTCGAGGCGGCGGCTTCGTGAGGAGTCTCGAGAAGCTGGCGGGCGTTGTTGGCGTAGCGGATCGCGGTCGTCTCGGAGATGCCGAAGAGCATGGCCAGGTGCAGCGGATCGGGGCCGATGGTCATCGCTTCCTCGAGTTGCCGGTCGATGCGCAGCCGTTCGAGGGTGGCGGTCAGGCCACGGAGGTCTCGCATCCACACGGCACTGACCGGTCCGTGCCGCAGCGCGCTTTCCTTGCTGATCAACAGATGCGGGTTCGCGGTGGCGGGCCAGCGTTGCGCGCGGTAGGTCAGCCAGTCGTCCAGGACGGTGCGGGTCAGGTCGTCGAGCGGCCGTCGCCGTCCGCCTATGGTGAGATGTCGATCCGCGAGGTCGACGTCGTGCAGTTGCATGGCCCGGATCTGATGCGGTCGAGCGGCGTGCACGGCGGCCATCGCGATGAACACGCGGGCTTGCGGTGTGGTGGCCATGGCGACCGCTTCGGCGATGTCCTGGATGGACAGCGGCTGCCAGAGCACGTGTTCGCGTCTGCCGATGGAGATCCTGGTCGCGGGATTGTGGAAGACGACGCCGCTGCGCCTGGCCCAGCCGAACAGCGAACGCAGCGCGGTGACGGCACCCGCGCGGGGTTCTCCGCGCAGCCGGCGCAGGCAGGCCACGACGTCGTCGCGGGTCACCTCGCGCAGGTGGTCGTAGCGGGTCGACCAGTCCAGCAGGGCGGGGCGCACGGTCCGCAGGTAGGCGCGGACCGTGTCGGGCTTGCGGGGCAGGGTGCGCGGGCCGCCGTCGTGCAGGACACGGGCCCACCGGCCCGCCTCGTGTCCGATGGCGGGAGCCATCCCGTCGAGTTTGGCGGCCAGCCAGGTGTCGAAGACCTGCGGCCGGTCCTCGGTGAGCACGTCCATCGCGTCGAGGATCGCGATGGCGTAGTCGACGTTCACGCTGTGCCGGGACGCAACCGTGCGCACGTCGGTGGCGCGGATCCGGTCGCTGTCGTGGTGACCGGCCAGCAGGGTGGCCAGGGTGCGCTGCATCCCGCGTCTGGTGACCG
This is a stretch of genomic DNA from Saccharothrix ecbatanensis. It encodes these proteins:
- a CDS encoding pilin, which produces MLFVAELVVVALPASGATAHADTVVLAIAGSVDEVLTNIRNWLMGILAGLATVFFTIGGVRRVFGGGDPGEQEKSKEAFKAAGIGYALAALAPLVVTVLKGIVGA
- a CDS encoding TRM11 family SAM-dependent methyltransferase, with protein sequence MSTAPDPAPHSDFAQPGPHRQEGTPVTHDAIDQSTAEHSPTTAAAVGDEPIQRIPRALDTPLAAAGNSLDSGEQKGSAEPPAVSVWTTAQSSPAAQRKNKYTPESTAHPAKMLPEVVRHAVIHYTKPGELVLDPMCGIGTTLVEAVRLGRRAVGVEYEPHWVEVAQANLDLAREQGVGGDDGIDARVFHGDARQLVTLLPPEYVGQAALVVTSPPYGPSTHGQVSVAPGAGVQKYHHLYGNTLDRGNLANIGHHRLLAGFTRILAALRTFLKPGGHIAITIRPWREHAELIDLPSQILACGRAAGLIPVERNVALLARAAETDLVARGSFFQRDFIRKQREAGLPLHLIAHEDVLVFRTALFALRSNELKGVQREPKGLSRSVCHRDARVPGEVEAAAS
- a CDS encoding VirB4 family type IV secretion system protein; this encodes MGARTRKNRGNHSPAAPATASSAAAAFTPDALSVAARHLEVGGEWVSSFAVVGFPREVHPGWLSPLLTYPGRLDVSVHIEPIDPATAASRLKKQLAKLEAGRRHTAEHGRLFDPQVEAATEDAYDLSSRVARGEGKLFRVGLYLTIHAATEKALTDEVAALRSLCASLLLDAKHTTYRSLQGWVSTLPMGLDLIGMRRTFDTSALAAAFPFTSPDLPAPDPTSVAAPSGVLYGYNVGSQGLVHWDRFGDGMHNHNSVILGRSGAGKSYLVKLELLRSLYRGIEIVVVDPEDEYARLAAAVGGAYVHLGARGVRLNPFDLPIHTRADGRRTAPKDALVRRSLFLHTVIAVLIGGELEAAERAALDRAIAVTYQSVGITADARTWTRPSPTLRVLRDQLAGAGQAGDRAAGELAARLHPFVEGAFKQLFDGQSSVNPEGHLVVFSLRDLPDELKGIGTLLTLDAVWRRVSNPAIRRPRLVVVDEAWLLMKDKSGAEFLFRMAKASRKHWAGLTVATQDTADVLGSDLGKAVVANAATQILLRQASQAIDEITRTFDLSAGERAFLLSADRGQGLLSAGTQRVAFQSIASPTEHYLVTSNPAELAAYADTAEPVDEAEAAFVDLGFDGDEFGSDSDDDQVHLDAA
- a CDS encoding integrase, with the translated sequence MVARDGTGSKIARSVTSCAECLAWGLTHARGVCLACYNFAAPRFGHLPGECGACRREVPLKNGYCRLCWFQAREDRIVTAVDARSAVLIAPHLPAVRSQQLFLAGMTRRRAVARTSPRRHGAKGRPLKAPPASVARPDMRWEQQVLFADEVLARDYRHVGIDLRRAPAPDNPWLGWALHLAHTAAEARGWAPVTRRGMQRTLATLLAGHHDSDRIRATDVRTVASRHSVNVDYAIAILDAMDVLTEDRPQVFDTWLAAKLDGMAPAIGHEAGRWARVLHDGGPRTLPRKPDTVRAYLRTVRPALLDWSTRYDHLREVTRDDVVACLRRLRGEPRAGAVTALRSLFGWARRSGVVFHNPATRISIGRREHVLWQPLSIQDIAEAVAMATTPQARVFIAMAAVHAARPHQIRAMQLHDVDLADRHLTIGGRRRPLDDLTRTVLDDWLTYRAQRWPATANPHLLISKESALRHGPVSAVWMRDLRGLTATLERLRIDRQLEEAMTIGPDPLHLAMLFGISETTAIRYANNARQLLETPHEAAASTSPGTRASLWHTDRDRPLGSR
- a CDS encoding PrgI family protein, with the translated sequence MTAPVRIPADVDMHDRVLGPLTARQLAILAAAGAVLYLIWAATRAVVPIPVFLAFAVPVGAASAMLALGKRDGVPMDKLLVAAIRQRVAPRHRVAAPEGVRPAPAWLTPDTDLSTGQTAGRRKGGKGRTGRPEQVSPSALRLPAEAVTETGVVDLGGDGLAVVAVALTVNFALRTPHEQEALVTSFGRYLHSLTAPVQVLVRTERLDLSAQIAELCERSGGLPHPALEAAAVEHADYLVQLGRQSDLLRRQVLLVLREPLGVAAPTDGLGGPGPLAVLGSMAGKRRKHAGGQIDAGTRRAAESRLVRRLGEVIELLSPAGIVVTPLDAGQTTAVLVAACNPDSLLPPSAGLAGADEVITTSGANLAEDALDDGRFSAHLAAAPSRSEDSDEYGDDWDYEDDYPDDYEDERGRS